A single region of the Malaclemys terrapin pileata isolate rMalTer1 chromosome 2, rMalTer1.hap1, whole genome shotgun sequence genome encodes:
- the LOC128833065 gene encoding SRRM2 protein homolog rsr-2-like has protein sequence MEGTSAAANSSSLPPPSRRLSQIRRRKKRTRDEMFSEIMESSRSDRAHLNEWKETVSKYRKEASEREDRRDQREDRRDQREDRRDQREDRRDARDERWRQEDQRRQDATLGLLREQTDMLRRLVELQERLLENRLPLQPLFHPPPSPCSVSSSPRRVRTRGGRLRTPSHSTPVDSPSKRLSFF, from the exons atggaagggacctcag cagctgcaaattcctcaagcctccctcctccatcccgaaggttatcacagataaggcgtcgtaagaagagaacgcgagacgagatgttttctgaaattatggaatccagccgcagtgacagagctcatctgaatgagtggaaggaaacagtttcaaagtataggaaagaagccagtgaacgtgaggacaggagggaccaacgtgaggacaggagggaccaacgtgaggacaggagggaccaacgtgaggacaggagagacgctcgagatgagaggtggcggcaggaagaccagaggaggcaggatgcaacgctggggctgctgcgtgagcaaacagacatgctccggcgtctggtggagcttcaggaacggctgctggaaaacagactgccgcttcagcctctgttccaccctcccccctccccatgttccgtatcctcctcacccagacgtgtaagaacgcggggggggaggctccgtacaccttcccattccaccccagtagacagcccaagcaaaaggctgtcatttttttaa